TGTCCGAAATTTAGCAAGTATAATATGTGGAACGCTGGCCACAATTTTAAGCTTAATAACGCAGCTCTCCTGCCTGTCTTCAGGAATACAAATAACAGGGCAACAATGGCATCTGAAGTCGCGATTGGCAAGAGAGTTACGAAAGCCAGTACCGAGATTAACACCAGAGGGCGTGTTGAATTGTCTTTCGTAGAATCTGCCTTGTTCTTTATGAACGTGTTTCGAAACTCGTTGCTACGTTTGATGCGGGCGATTATAACGATGTTGAGGGTGAGGATAACAACACAGGGCAGCAATGTAGACGCTATCAGACGAACGAACATGAAATAGTAGATGATCTTGGCAGACAGTAAACATCTGTTATATTTCAAATTCGTCAGGACCAAATTGGGTATAATTAGCACGATGGTTGCAGCAATCATACTCGAACAGACGGCAATGGCTTTCTTCATCGTGCAGAATCTTCCCCTCGTCAGCGGGAAACAGACGCATACGAATCTGTCGAGAGTAAGTCCTACCACCAGCCATGGCGATAGCAACATCGCGAATACCTGGTACCCGACGACAATTTTACAGAGAGCATTGTTCATATCGGCAACCATGGGCAAATTAAAACGAATTTGAGTTTGCTGAAATAGAGCTTCACTTAGGACCAAGGAATCAGACACAGCAAGGAATTTTAAGTACACGCTGTAGGAGAGTGAAGATAACTTGGAGTCACTCATCATTATGAACTGCAGGATGTTGCCAATAGTACCTATTATGGCTATAGCCAGAACAGTGGACCAATGGCCATAGCCATGCAGATCGAAATATGGCCAACCGTCTAGAGATGGCCCATCATATTTTCTGAATTCTTCGTCGGAATAGCTTCCATTAGCCGCCTCGGTAAAGTTGGATGTCTCATTTGACGAAAGTGATGACTGTGTTGACATGCTTGAAATACGGCGTCCTCAGAGTATCATCTGTAAAGTAAAATACATATCATTAAAGACACACTCTCGCCTCAACACTTTATAacactaatgcaaaatacaaacacaccgaCAGTTTTAATAAAACCATAACGACAACATACAATagtgtaacataatttatttgtgacatatatagaggattcgcaacgagtgtttttttaatatggaaaatatcgaCATAATCTATGTTAATCGGTTTTTGTCCAGGCTCTGCGAAAATAGATTAGCTAGACGAGgttc
This window of the Gigantopelta aegis isolate Gae_Host unplaced genomic scaffold, Gae_host_genome ctg6444_pilon_pilon, whole genome shotgun sequence genome carries:
- the LOC121366633 gene encoding nociceptin receptor-like, translating into MSTQSSLSSNETSNFTEAANGSYSDEEFRKYDGPSLDGWPYFDLHGYGHWSTVLAIAIIGTIGNILQFIMMSDSKLSSLSYSVYLKFLAVSDSLVLSEALFQQTQIRFNLPMVADMNNALCKIVVGYQVFAMLLSPWLVVGLTLDRFVCVCFPLTRGRFCTMKKAIAVCSSMIAATIVLIIPNLVLTNLKYNRCLLSAKIIYYFMFVRLIASTLLPCVVILTLNIVIIARIKRSNEFRNTFIKNKADSTKDNSTRPLVLISVLAF